The following are encoded together in the Zingiber officinale cultivar Zhangliang chromosome 8A, Zo_v1.1, whole genome shotgun sequence genome:
- the LOC122008013 gene encoding leukocyte receptor cluster member 1 homolog isoform X2, whose protein sequence is MGGHGGLNILPQKRWNVYNYDNREKVRKDEEAAAREEQLQREQSRRRDAEFRLDRLRVARGIHHQQPTPVDDSHHFNLFEGLSDFSALGGARGEEATHFGKRSKKSEAEDSGTKSFKRQKREERSAPVAPEDEKYKLGYGLVGKGVKAPWYLSAPSTMSKDADEKNGISSVPNGSAKKNSGKKTIEELREERMTRENKEKERERALHSGARNRGFSRTFK, encoded by the exons ATGGGAGGGCACGGAGGGCTCAACATCCTTCCGCAGAAGCGGTGGAACGTCTACAACTACGATAACCGCGAGAAGGTTCGGAAGGACGAGGAGGCCGCCGCCCGCGAGGAGCAGCTCCAGCGCGAGCAATCCCGCCGCCGGGATGCCGAGTTTCGTCTCGATCGTCTGAGGGTTGCCCGTGGAATTCACCACCAGCAACCTACCCCGGTTGACGATTCTCATCACTTCAACCTCTTCGAAGGTCTTTCTGATTTCTCTGCTCTCGGAGGTGCCCGGGGAGAGGAGGCCACTCACTTCGGCAAGAGATCCAAGAAAAGTGAGGCTGAGGATAGTGGTACCAAGAGTTTTAAAAGGCAGAAGAGAGAGGAAAGGTCAGCTCCAGTGGCTCCGGAGGACGAAAAGTATAAGTTAGGGTATGGATTGGTTGGAAAGGGGGTAAAAGCACCGTGGTATCTGTCAGCACCTTCAACCATGTCGAAGGATGCAGATGAGAAAAATGGGATTTCCTCAGTTCCAAATGGATCAGCGAAGAAGAATTCCGGGAAAAAGACTATAGAAGAGTTGCGGGAGGAACGTATGACGCGGGAAAataaagagaaggagagggagcgCGCGCTTCATTCAGGTGCAAGGAACCGAGGGTTTTCGAG GACTTTCAAATAA
- the LOC122008013 gene encoding leukocyte receptor cluster member 1 homolog isoform X1, giving the protein MGGHGGLNILPQKRWNVYNYDNREKVRKDEEAAAREEQLQREQSRRRDAEFRLDRLRVARGIHHQQPTPVDDSHHFNLFEGLSDFSALGGARGEEATHFGKRSKKSEAEDSGTKSFKRQKREERSAPVAPEDEKYKLGYGLVGKGVKAPWYLSAPSTMSKDADEKNGISSVPNGSAKKNSGKKTIEELREERMTRENKEKERERALHSGARNRGFSRKIIRSKKVTLVLDSLCCSLR; this is encoded by the exons ATGGGAGGGCACGGAGGGCTCAACATCCTTCCGCAGAAGCGGTGGAACGTCTACAACTACGATAACCGCGAGAAGGTTCGGAAGGACGAGGAGGCCGCCGCCCGCGAGGAGCAGCTCCAGCGCGAGCAATCCCGCCGCCGGGATGCCGAGTTTCGTCTCGATCGTCTGAGGGTTGCCCGTGGAATTCACCACCAGCAACCTACCCCGGTTGACGATTCTCATCACTTCAACCTCTTCGAAGGTCTTTCTGATTTCTCTGCTCTCGGAGGTGCCCGGGGAGAGGAGGCCACTCACTTCGGCAAGAGATCCAAGAAAAGTGAGGCTGAGGATAGTGGTACCAAGAGTTTTAAAAGGCAGAAGAGAGAGGAAAGGTCAGCTCCAGTGGCTCCGGAGGACGAAAAGTATAAGTTAGGGTATGGATTGGTTGGAAAGGGGGTAAAAGCACCGTGGTATCTGTCAGCACCTTCAACCATGTCGAAGGATGCAGATGAGAAAAATGGGATTTCCTCAGTTCCAAATGGATCAGCGAAGAAGAATTCCGGGAAAAAGACTATAGAAGAGTTGCGGGAGGAACGTATGACGCGGGAAAataaagagaaggagagggagcgCGCGCTTCATTCAGGTGCAAGGAACCGAGGGTTTTCGAG gaaaattattagaagcaAAAAGGTCACACTTGTATTGGACTCCTTGTGCTGCTCACTGCGTTGa